In a single window of the Pseudodesulfovibrio profundus genome:
- a CDS encoding 4Fe-4S binding protein: protein MSKLKMLRRATQISIAALFIFIPWLNANGFNQIRGNFLSCTVFGIPLADPLTAVQVAITSGSPGMNLIIGSLIALVIAAFLGAVFCSWICPYGLISELNQSLNRRVRNTRYKRRISGFAVKTIVISMVLIAIVVLGLPPILNHLSLPGWYTRAAQTWFLVGSFPVGVILLLGAMTVDLVSGMRLWCRYCCPQSYLLMLVQRFSPKRLRIMYDPQKCTCAPGKSPCRNACPLLLNPKAKQSYLELECSNCRECVDECAKHGRAITQIIAPKA from the coding sequence ATGAGCAAACTCAAGATGCTTCGACGTGCCACACAGATTTCCATTGCCGCCCTGTTCATTTTCATCCCATGGCTCAATGCCAACGGATTCAATCAGATTCGCGGTAACTTTCTGTCATGTACAGTCTTCGGCATCCCGTTGGCCGACCCTCTGACTGCCGTGCAGGTTGCCATAACTTCCGGGTCGCCCGGCATGAACCTTATCATTGGCTCACTGATAGCACTCGTCATTGCCGCCTTTCTTGGCGCGGTATTCTGCTCGTGGATATGCCCATATGGACTGATTTCCGAGCTGAACCAAAGCCTCAACCGCCGTGTGCGCAACACGCGCTACAAACGGCGCATCAGCGGATTTGCCGTCAAAACCATCGTCATATCCATGGTTCTGATAGCCATTGTCGTCCTTGGCCTGCCGCCAATCCTCAACCACCTCTCCTTGCCAGGCTGGTATACTCGTGCCGCACAAACATGGTTTCTGGTCGGTTCCTTTCCTGTTGGCGTCATCCTGCTACTGGGTGCCATGACCGTTGATCTGGTCTCGGGCATGCGCCTGTGGTGCCGATACTGCTGCCCCCAATCCTACCTGCTCATGCTCGTCCAGCGATTCAGCCCTAAACGGCTCCGAATCATGTACGACCCCCAAAAATGCACCTGCGCCCCCGGTAAAAGCCCGTGTCGCAATGCCTGTCCGCTCCTGCTCAACCCGAAAGCAAAGCAGTCCTACCTTGAACTGGAATGCAGCAACTGCCGTGAATGCGTTGACGAATGTGCCAAGCATGGTCGTGCCATCACCCAAATTATTGCACCCAAGGCGTGA
- a CDS encoding 4Fe-4S dicluster domain-containing protein: protein MEKPYFRPPGGGNEETFLKKCIHCGQCAQVCPYGSISLFPGGDPIQNGTPRIVPSDVPCYLCMRCPPVCPSGALDDVPIEKADMGFAILHKDECYTYQGTIICRTCFEKCPLRNSALILVKGQLPVITEACVGCGVCEYVCPKKAISTVPARQLLHSEK, encoded by the coding sequence ATGGAGAAGCCCTACTTTCGACCACCCGGCGGGGGCAATGAAGAAACCTTCCTGAAAAAATGCATTCATTGCGGCCAGTGTGCCCAGGTCTGCCCTTACGGCTCCATATCCCTGTTTCCCGGCGGTGATCCCATTCAAAACGGAACGCCGAGGATTGTTCCTTCTGACGTACCCTGCTATCTCTGCATGCGCTGCCCTCCGGTATGCCCCTCCGGAGCACTCGATGATGTCCCCATCGAAAAGGCGGATATGGGTTTTGCCATCCTTCACAAGGATGAATGCTACACCTATCAGGGTACGATCATCTGTCGAACCTGCTTTGAAAAATGCCCGCTACGCAATTCGGCACTCATCCTCGTAAAAGGACAGCTTCCCGTCATAACAGAGGCCTGCGTCGGGTGCGGGGTGTGCGAATACGTCTGTCCTAAAAAAGCCATCAGCACGGTGCCAGCGCGACAACTGCTGCATTCGGAGAAGTAG
- a CDS encoding chaperone NapD codes for MAITGIMLHVMSSHLESVKERIEAEEDLTLYGDHDGQYLVVVGEIPSSRLEDRMKELESFPGALAAYTTFVNVEDEQLDRDEAHLQPTA; via the coding sequence ATGGCTATCACCGGAATCATGCTCCATGTCATGAGCAGCCACCTCGAATCCGTGAAGGAACGTATTGAGGCCGAAGAAGACCTGACGCTCTACGGCGACCATGACGGCCAATACCTCGTGGTCGTCGGTGAAATACCATCCAGCCGTCTGGAAGACCGGATGAAGGAACTGGAATCCTTTCCCGGCGCCCTTGCGGCTTATACGACCTTTGTCAATGTGGAAGATGAGCAGTTGGACAGGGATGAGGCCCACCTCCAGCCCACAGCCTGA
- a CDS encoding molybdopterin oxidoreductase family protein codes for MTISRRHFIKQAAAASVFMALGVPVCKANAADNTIDSWVKGVCRYCGTGCGVMVGVSNGKVVTVKGDPNNHNQGILCLKGALLAPVIYAKERVTKPLIRKNGTLVEASWDEALDLAASKFKEALDSTGPDSVAYYGSGQALTEETYLASKIFKAGLKSNNVEGNPRLCMASAVGGYVSTFGKDEPMGSYQDLDAATCFFIIGSNTSECHPVLFRRIAARKQNDKNVKIIVCDPRRTNTSRIADLHMNMKPGSDLAILNSMAYVIVHEELDDYRFHNKYVNFMTNDKQKVDFEAYKAFLQDYKPEDVEPLCGVPAAQIREAALTFAQSTATTSLWCMGINQRIRGVWANNLIHNLHLITGKIGKPGSTPLSLTGQPNACGGVRDTGGLSHLLPAGRVIAKKEHRNQLEMQWGLPQDSLNPKPGLHTMALFNAMNEGKVKTLLTLCTNPAQSLPNIKKYEEGLKKAFLVSIEAFSDAISMQYADVVFPPAFWVERRGVYGCTERRYALVEKAIDPPGECRPSVNILVELAKRIGVDPNLIPYENSDDVWEEWRKVSAMTPYNFAGITRERLIKESGILWPCPTEDHPGTTIRYVRGEDPNIPEDYPDKYHFYGKPDGRAIVWMRPQKAAAEPAGGEFPFTLTTGRVIDHWHTATMTGKVPEIARSFPHAYVEVNTKDASRMGINHGDKVKVITRRGDMLFDARVGDVCEPGLVFVPWFDPELVVNELTIDAIDPGSKQPEFKICACRVEKA; via the coding sequence ATGACGATATCAAGAAGACATTTCATCAAACAGGCTGCTGCAGCTTCCGTTTTCATGGCCCTTGGCGTCCCTGTATGCAAAGCGAACGCAGCGGACAACACGATCGATTCGTGGGTCAAGGGTGTCTGCCGATACTGCGGCACAGGCTGTGGTGTCATGGTCGGTGTCTCCAACGGCAAAGTTGTCACGGTCAAAGGCGACCCGAACAACCACAATCAAGGCATCCTCTGTCTGAAGGGAGCGTTGCTGGCCCCGGTCATTTACGCCAAGGAACGCGTCACCAAACCACTGATCAGGAAAAACGGGACGCTGGTGGAAGCATCGTGGGATGAAGCCCTGGACCTGGCGGCATCCAAATTCAAGGAAGCCCTCGACTCAACAGGCCCGGACTCCGTGGCTTACTATGGATCAGGACAGGCGCTCACCGAAGAGACCTATCTTGCATCCAAGATATTCAAGGCAGGACTGAAATCCAATAACGTCGAAGGCAATCCCCGCCTCTGCATGGCTTCGGCCGTGGGTGGGTATGTTTCGACCTTCGGCAAGGATGAACCGATGGGGTCGTATCAGGACCTTGATGCTGCCACCTGTTTCTTCATCATCGGGTCGAATACCTCCGAGTGCCACCCGGTATTGTTCCGCCGAATTGCGGCCCGCAAACAAAACGACAAGAACGTCAAGATCATCGTCTGTGATCCGCGACGCACCAACACCTCCCGCATCGCTGATCTGCACATGAACATGAAGCCAGGCAGTGATCTTGCGATACTCAACTCCATGGCCTACGTCATTGTCCATGAAGAACTGGACGATTACCGCTTCCACAACAAGTACGTGAACTTCATGACCAATGATAAACAGAAGGTCGATTTTGAAGCGTACAAGGCGTTCCTGCAGGACTACAAACCGGAAGACGTGGAACCGCTCTGCGGCGTTCCGGCTGCGCAGATTCGCGAAGCGGCATTGACCTTTGCCCAGTCCACGGCAACCACCTCCCTGTGGTGCATGGGCATCAACCAGCGCATCCGCGGTGTCTGGGCCAACAACCTCATCCACAACCTGCACCTGATCACCGGCAAGATTGGCAAACCGGGATCAACGCCCCTGTCTCTGACCGGCCAACCCAACGCCTGTGGCGGCGTACGCGATACCGGTGGCCTCTCGCATCTTCTCCCGGCCGGGCGAGTCATTGCCAAGAAGGAACACCGCAATCAGTTGGAAATGCAGTGGGGATTGCCGCAGGATTCACTGAACCCGAAACCCGGGCTGCACACAATGGCGCTGTTCAACGCGATGAATGAAGGCAAGGTCAAAACCCTGCTCACCCTGTGTACCAATCCGGCCCAGTCGCTTCCCAACATCAAGAAGTACGAGGAAGGTCTCAAGAAAGCATTCCTCGTATCCATAGAAGCGTTTTCGGATGCCATCAGCATGCAATACGCCGACGTGGTCTTCCCGCCCGCCTTCTGGGTGGAACGCCGCGGCGTATACGGTTGCACCGAGCGTCGGTACGCCCTTGTCGAAAAGGCCATTGATCCGCCGGGTGAGTGTCGCCCGTCCGTCAACATTCTGGTGGAGCTGGCAAAACGAATCGGCGTGGACCCGAATCTCATACCCTACGAGAACTCTGACGACGTATGGGAAGAGTGGCGAAAGGTCTCTGCCATGACCCCATACAACTTTGCCGGAATCACACGCGAACGACTCATCAAGGAATCGGGCATACTGTGGCCGTGTCCTACGGAAGACCACCCCGGCACCACCATTCGCTATGTGCGTGGTGAAGATCCCAATATCCCCGAGGACTATCCCGACAAGTATCACTTCTACGGCAAGCCCGATGGCAGGGCCATCGTCTGGATGCGTCCGCAAAAGGCCGCCGCAGAACCCGCTGGCGGCGAGTTCCCGTTCACACTGACCACCGGCCGCGTCATTGATCACTGGCACACAGCGACCATGACTGGAAAAGTCCCGGAGATCGCCCGTTCATTCCCCCATGCCTATGTGGAGGTGAACACCAAGGACGCCAGCCGGATGGGTATCAACCACGGTGACAAGGTCAAGGTCATCACCCGGCGCGGGGACATGCTCTTTGATGCCCGTGTGGGCGATGTCTGCGAACCGGGGTTGGTATTCGTGCCATGGTTTGACCCCGAACTTGTGGTCAACGAACTGACGATCGACGCCATCGATCCCGGCTCCAAGCAGCCGGAATTCAAAATCTGCGCTTGCAGAGTGGAGAAAGCATAA
- a CDS encoding cytochrome c3 family protein → MKEPVPRGKLPIAFITAVVITLAGVTAFAFQATSTNEFCTACHEMKRHQTELRFSPHAVDKDKNPIRCVQCHLPNSFGPKYVAYKTYLGVKDMLVHTFGDPNDFYRAELQVSARMFIDDESCRACHEDLMKDTKDKPISLEGKLAHEAYLGTNGCTNRGCADCHQNTAHLPSFDRRYAVNAEFAAKLPIEKEGM, encoded by the coding sequence ATGAAGGAACCAGTACCACGAGGCAAACTTCCCATTGCGTTCATCACTGCGGTGGTCATTACGCTGGCAGGAGTCACTGCGTTTGCTTTTCAGGCTACATCGACCAACGAATTCTGCACTGCTTGCCATGAAATGAAACGCCACCAGACGGAACTGAGGTTTTCGCCCCACGCCGTCGACAAAGACAAGAATCCCATTCGGTGCGTTCAGTGCCACCTTCCCAATTCATTTGGCCCTAAATACGTGGCCTACAAGACGTATCTCGGCGTCAAGGACATGCTGGTCCATACCTTTGGCGATCCCAACGATTTCTATCGTGCAGAGCTACAGGTCAGTGCACGCATGTTCATTGACGACGAGAGCTGCCGGGCCTGTCACGAAGACCTTATGAAGGATACAAAAGACAAGCCTATCTCGCTGGAAGGAAAGCTCGCACATGAGGCCTACCTGGGTACAAACGGCTGCACGAACCGAGGCTGCGCTGACTGTCATCAGAACACGGCCCACCTTCCGTCATTTGACCGGCGCTATGCGGTCAACGCCGAATTTGCAGCAAAACTCCCAATAGAAAAGGAAGGGATGTGA
- the dsrP gene encoding sulfate reduction electron transfer complex DsrMKJOP subunit DsrP — protein MLELALKGSKRYYGWIAFLLVLIGVGSLAWLDQLMNGLEITGMSRDVSWGFYISQFTYLVGLAASGVMIVLPNYFHGYKPNKHMVIFGEFMAIAACVMCLMFIVVDIGQPTRMLNVIFHATPNSILFWDMIVLNGYLFLNLLVGWTCQQADRQNLPHPKWLKPFIYTSIIWAFSIHTVTAFLYQGLPGRHYWLTAVLAARFLASAFCSGPAILLLVMMVTERFTTFKMPKKALTTLVKIIAYAMCVNMFFFSLEVFTAFYSNMPGHMHPLVYLFAGYHGHTELVTLMWTFIGLAAVSIVLLTTPKLRNNLKLLPYTLVILVIATWIDKGLGLLIGGFNPTPFHTITPYWPTGKELLVSMMVYALGALIVTVLFKIATDVKQEMGHSQELPCGCSTEDNCDCTMDCGCPKGDCTCEEAEKATAEA, from the coding sequence ATGCTTGAATTAGCTCTCAAAGGTTCCAAGAGATACTACGGTTGGATCGCATTCCTCCTGGTCCTGATCGGTGTCGGGTCCCTGGCGTGGCTCGATCAGCTGATGAACGGTCTGGAAATCACCGGGATGAGCCGTGACGTCTCCTGGGGCTTCTATATCTCTCAGTTCACCTATCTGGTCGGTTTGGCTGCATCTGGTGTCATGATCGTGCTGCCCAACTACTTCCATGGTTACAAACCGAACAAACACATGGTCATCTTCGGCGAATTCATGGCAATTGCCGCCTGCGTCATGTGTCTTATGTTCATCGTGGTCGACATCGGTCAGCCTACCCGTATGCTCAATGTCATCTTCCACGCTACCCCCAACTCCATCCTGTTCTGGGATATGATCGTTCTTAACGGTTACCTGTTCCTGAACCTGCTGGTCGGTTGGACATGCCAGCAGGCTGATCGCCAGAACCTGCCGCATCCGAAGTGGCTCAAGCCCTTCATTTACACGTCCATCATCTGGGCTTTCTCGATTCACACCGTGACCGCGTTCCTGTACCAGGGTCTGCCCGGCCGTCACTACTGGCTCACCGCCGTTCTGGCTGCTCGCTTCCTGGCTTCCGCGTTCTGCTCCGGTCCTGCCATCCTCCTGCTGGTCATGATGGTTACCGAGCGTTTCACGACCTTCAAGATGCCCAAGAAGGCTCTGACTACCCTGGTCAAGATCATCGCTTACGCAATGTGCGTGAACATGTTCTTCTTCAGCCTGGAAGTCTTCACCGCCTTCTACTCCAATATGCCCGGCCACATGCATCCGCTGGTATACCTCTTTGCTGGTTACCATGGACACACCGAGCTGGTTACCCTGATGTGGACCTTCATCGGCCTGGCTGCAGTATCTATTGTACTGCTGACCACCCCGAAGCTCCGCAACAACCTGAAGCTGCTGCCTTACACTCTCGTCATCCTGGTTATCGCTACCTGGATCGACAAGGGCCTTGGCCTGCTGATTGGTGGATTCAACCCCACCCCGTTCCACACCATCACTCCGTACTGGCCTACCGGTAAGGAACTGCTGGTCTCCATGATGGTTTACGCCCTCGGCGCACTGATCGTGACGGTTCTTTTCAAGATCGCCACCGACGTGAAGCAGGAGATGGGACACTCTCAGGAACTGCCTTGTGGCTGCTCCACTGAAGACAACTGCGACTGCACCATGGACTGCGGCTGCCCCAAGGGCGACTGCACCTGTGAGGAAGCAGAGAAGGCTACTGCGGAAGCCTAA
- the dsrO gene encoding sulfate reduction electron transfer complex DsrMKJOP subunit DsrO, which yields MKNNRRSFIKLAAVAAAGIAVAPKAAVAAGGHAAPIKKNPEALEAKRWGMVIDTTKLHTKEEIAALGEICHTVHNVPELEGPQELMWLWSDSYAHSFPEQENPHLAEEIHHRDYPLLCNHCDNPPCVRVCPTKATYKRADGIVAMDYHRCIGCRYCMAGCPYGSRSFNWGEPRKHLDLSKINPDFPTRMRGVVEKCNFCVERLAEGKLPACAEASHGAIIFGDLSDPDSNVRQVLRERYTIRRKPAAGTEPSVYYII from the coding sequence ATGAAGAACAATAGAAGATCCTTCATCAAACTTGCCGCGGTTGCAGCCGCCGGTATCGCCGTTGCTCCCAAGGCTGCGGTTGCCGCAGGCGGACACGCTGCTCCGATCAAGAAAAATCCCGAGGCTCTCGAAGCCAAGCGGTGGGGCATGGTCATTGATACGACCAAGCTTCATACCAAGGAAGAAATCGCTGCCTTGGGTGAAATATGCCATACCGTACATAACGTGCCCGAATTGGAAGGCCCGCAGGAACTCATGTGGCTCTGGTCCGATTCCTACGCACACTCCTTCCCCGAGCAGGAGAACCCGCATCTGGCTGAAGAGATTCACCACCGCGACTACCCGCTGCTCTGCAACCACTGTGATAATCCTCCGTGTGTTCGTGTTTGCCCCACAAAGGCAACCTACAAACGCGCTGACGGTATCGTTGCGATGGACTACCACCGCTGCATTGGTTGCCGTTACTGCATGGCCGGTTGCCCCTACGGCTCCCGTTCATTCAACTGGGGCGAACCCCGGAAGCACCTGGATCTCTCCAAGATCAATCCGGATTTCCCCACCCGCATGCGCGGTGTCGTTGAGAAGTGCAACTTCTGTGTAGAGCGACTGGCTGAAGGTAAACTTCCTGCTTGTGCAGAGGCATCCCACGGCGCCATCATTTTCGGCGATCTCTCCGATCCCGATTCCAATGTGCGTCAGGTCCTGCGCGAGCGTTACACCATTCGCCGTAAACCCGCTGCAGGCACCGAGCCCAGCGTGTACTACATCATTTAG
- the dsrJ gene encoding sulfate reduction electron transfer complex DsrMKJOP subunit DsrJ produces the protein MKMHYGFPIIAGLLIFLGLLCAPFALGTTAKDYKQPELKYPEGEKECIESKEFMRERHMVLLDQWRDWALRDGKRIYTNHKGKEFTISLQNTCMKCHQSKADFCDKCHTNAGVSPYCWDCHIQPEGLK, from the coding sequence ATGAAAATGCACTACGGTTTCCCGATCATAGCCGGACTGCTCATCTTCCTCGGCCTGCTCTGCGCCCCGTTTGCGCTGGGCACCACTGCCAAGGATTACAAGCAGCCCGAGCTGAAATATCCTGAAGGTGAAAAAGAATGCATCGAGTCCAAGGAGTTCATGCGCGAAAGGCACATGGTACTTCTGGATCAGTGGCGCGACTGGGCCTTGCGTGACGGCAAGCGCATCTACACGAACCACAAAGGCAAAGAGTTCACCATCTCCCTGCAGAATACCTGCATGAAGTGCCACCAGTCCAAGGCGGACTTCTGTGACAAGTGTCATACCAACGCTGGTGTCTCTCCCTACTGCTGGGATTGCCACATTCAGCCGGAGGGTTTGAAATAA
- the dsrK gene encoding sulfate reduction electron transfer complex DsrMKJOP subunit DsrK translates to MSDMPKAEELFKSIDYNPPATGWMETPVDFSPGNWCYPAKPEKIEYMESKLPGLWGEAREWSPQNEDWKLPSNWREIVVNGFRERLDKFRSLKLFMDICVRCGACADKCHYFIGSGDPKNMPVLRAELMRSVYRGEFTLAGKILSKLTGSRVMEEDVLKEWFIYFYQCTECRRCSLFCPYGIDTAEVTMMARELMHLVGLNTNWIMEPVSNCNITGNHLGIQPHAFKDIVDFMVDDIEEITGRKVKAPLNEKGHDILFITPSGDAFADPGIYTFMGYMLLFDYLDLDYTMSTYASEGGNFGSFTNNETMKKLNAKMYAEANRLGCKWILGGECGHMWRVVHQYMDTMNGDLQGDQMETPVNPITGTVFDTAAATKMVHITEFTADLIKHGKLPLDPSRNDHLRVTFHDSCNPARGMGLLDEPRYVIKSVCNNFFEMPPATIREQTFCCAGGSGLNTEEILEIRLRGGLPRGNALKYVQDKHDVNTLACICAIDRATLIPLADYWAPGITITGTHELVANALVLEEGEERTMDMRMESLPGFEDEDDDWTPPNMEA, encoded by the coding sequence ATGTCCGACATGCCTAAAGCTGAAGAGCTCTTTAAGAGCATAGACTACAATCCACCGGCCACTGGCTGGATGGAGACCCCGGTGGACTTTTCACCGGGCAACTGGTGTTACCCCGCCAAGCCCGAGAAGATCGAATACATGGAATCGAAGCTTCCCGGCCTGTGGGGCGAGGCCCGCGAATGGAGCCCGCAAAACGAAGACTGGAAGCTGCCGTCCAACTGGCGCGAAATCGTTGTTAACGGTTTCCGCGAGCGTCTGGACAAGTTCCGCTCACTCAAGCTGTTCATGGACATCTGTGTCCGTTGCGGCGCCTGTGCCGACAAGTGTCACTACTTCATCGGTTCCGGTGACCCCAAGAACATGCCTGTACTGCGCGCAGAACTCATGCGTTCCGTCTACCGCGGCGAATTCACCCTGGCAGGCAAGATCCTGTCCAAGCTGACTGGCTCCCGCGTCATGGAAGAAGATGTCCTGAAAGAATGGTTCATCTACTTCTACCAGTGCACCGAGTGTCGTCGCTGCTCCCTGTTCTGCCCCTACGGCATCGATACAGCGGAAGTGACCATGATGGCTCGCGAACTGATGCATCTGGTTGGCCTGAACACCAACTGGATCATGGAGCCTGTCTCCAACTGTAACATCACCGGTAACCACCTCGGCATTCAGCCCCACGCCTTCAAGGATATCGTGGACTTCATGGTTGATGACATCGAGGAAATCACCGGACGCAAGGTCAAGGCACCGCTGAACGAAAAGGGTCATGACATCCTGTTCATCACCCCTTCCGGTGACGCCTTTGCCGATCCCGGCATCTACACCTTCATGGGTTACATGCTCCTGTTCGATTACCTCGACCTGGACTACACCATGTCCACCTACGCATCTGAAGGCGGTAACTTCGGTTCGTTCACCAACAACGAAACCATGAAGAAACTGAACGCCAAGATGTACGCCGAAGCCAACCGCCTCGGTTGTAAGTGGATTCTGGGCGGCGAGTGCGGCCACATGTGGCGCGTCGTCCACCAGTACATGGACACCATGAACGGCGACCTCCAGGGCGACCAGATGGAAACTCCGGTCAACCCGATCACCGGCACCGTGTTCGACACTGCTGCGGCCACCAAGATGGTCCACATCACCGAGTTCACTGCCGACCTCATCAAGCACGGCAAGCTACCGCTCGACCCGAGCCGCAACGACCACCTGCGCGTCACGTTCCACGACTCCTGCAACCCGGCCCGAGGCATGGGACTGCTGGATGAACCGCGCTACGTGATCAAGTCCGTCTGCAACAACTTCTTCGAAATGCCGCCCGCTACCATCCGTGAGCAGACCTTCTGCTGCGCCGGTGGTTCCGGTCTGAACACCGAAGAAATCCTGGAAATCCGTCTTCGCGGCGGCCTGCCTCGCGGCAACGCCCTGAAGTACGTCCAGGACAAGCATGACGTGAATACCCTGGCCTGTATCTGTGCCATCGACCGCGCCACGCTGATCCCGCTGGCCGACTACTGGGCACCCGGCATCACCATCACCGGTACCCACGAGCTGGTCGCCAACGCGCTGGTTCTCGAAGAGGGCGAAGAACGGACCATGGATATGCGCATGGAATCGCTGCCCGGATTCGAGGACGAAGACGACGACTGGACTCCCCCGAACATGGAGGCTTAA
- the dsrM gene encoding sulfate reduction electron transfer complex DsrMKJOP subunit DsrM, whose product MNALYSLLFVFLLVLIPLFGVGAAHINSFFGASLPYTAFIIFIVGFAYKVINWGKSPVPFRIPTTGGQFKSFDPTMFKQNKYDCPQTGAQTFVRMVLEVFAFRSLFRNTEVSLHETKDGPVVAYKSSKWLWLFAITFHYSFFIIALRHLRLFLEPVPFFVNGLEFIDGILQIGAPTMYLADAGLVAGVLLLAGRRLINPRVNYFSYVSDYFPLFLILAIALSGIYMRYYAVVDVVAIKELTMGLVAFKYVTPENIDVSFYVHIFLVSCLMVYFPFSKLMHFPGVFLSPTRNMPNDTRAKHHVNPWNPDIKPHAYADYEKEFGVPMAEAGLPLDNPENGKAPEEKA is encoded by the coding sequence ATGAATGCTCTTTACTCACTTCTGTTCGTCTTTCTCCTGGTGTTGATCCCGTTGTTCGGGGTTGGCGCGGCACACATTAATTCATTTTTCGGTGCCAGCCTTCCGTACACGGCGTTCATCATCTTCATTGTCGGCTTTGCATACAAAGTCATTAACTGGGGGAAGAGCCCTGTGCCCTTCAGAATCCCCACAACCGGTGGTCAGTTCAAATCGTTTGATCCGACCATGTTCAAGCAGAACAAATACGACTGTCCCCAGACCGGCGCCCAGACTTTTGTGCGCATGGTTCTGGAAGTCTTTGCGTTCCGCTCCCTGTTCCGGAACACCGAAGTGTCCTTGCACGAGACCAAGGACGGCCCGGTCGTGGCTTACAAGTCCAGCAAATGGCTGTGGCTGTTCGCCATTACGTTCCACTATTCATTCTTCATTATCGCCCTGCGCCATCTCCGACTGTTCCTGGAGCCGGTTCCCTTCTTTGTGAACGGCCTGGAATTCATTGATGGTATCCTGCAGATCGGTGCACCGACCATGTACCTGGCCGATGCCGGCCTCGTCGCCGGTGTGCTCCTGTTGGCAGGCCGCAGGCTGATAAACCCCAGAGTCAACTACTTCTCGTATGTCTCCGACTACTTCCCGCTGTTCTTGATTCTGGCCATCGCTCTGTCGGGCATCTACATGCGCTATTACGCCGTTGTCGACGTTGTGGCCATCAAGGAACTGACCATGGGTCTGGTTGCCTTCAAGTACGTCACCCCGGAAAACATCGATGTTTCCTTCTACGTTCACATCTTCCTGGTGAGCTGTCTCATGGTGTACTTCCCGTTCAGCAAGCTGATGCACTTTCCCGGTGTCTTCTTGTCTCCGACCAGAAACATGCCGAACGACACCCGTGCCAAGCACCACGTGAACCCTTGGAACCCCGACATCAAGCCTCATGCTTATGCCGATTACGAAAAGGAATTCGGCGTTCCCATGGCCGAGGCAGGTCTGCCCCTCGACAATCCCGAGAATGGCAAGGCCCCGGAAGAAAAGGCTTAG
- a CDS encoding RsbRD N-terminal domain-containing protein, translating into MTFESELAERKDELSKKWANLILQTYPKETQKIWSREKDRFQNPVGAAIVEATRELLDLTIQWEDAEKIACELDRIIRIRSVQDFSPSQAVSFVFLLKKLIRDEFFKAMDSAGRLPELLRFEAKIDNMAMMSFDIYSKGREKIYRLRVDEVKRAQSQLLRRAGMVADVTVEDSSTD; encoded by the coding sequence ATGACATTTGAATCCGAGCTTGCCGAGCGCAAGGACGAGCTGTCTAAAAAATGGGCGAACCTGATTCTTCAGACGTACCCCAAAGAGACACAGAAAATCTGGTCTCGAGAAAAAGATCGTTTTCAGAACCCGGTGGGGGCGGCCATCGTAGAGGCCACCCGGGAACTGCTCGATCTGACTATCCAATGGGAAGATGCTGAGAAGATCGCCTGCGAACTGGACCGGATTATCCGGATTCGCTCCGTGCAGGACTTCAGTCCGTCCCAGGCCGTCAGCTTCGTCTTCCTCCTGAAGAAACTCATTCGCGACGAGTTCTTCAAGGCCATGGACTCGGCAGGCAGATTGCCTGAACTACTCAGGTTTGAGGCCAAAATTGACAATATGGCCATGATGTCCTTCGACATCTATTCAAAAGGTCGCGAAAAGATATACCGGTTGCGCGTGGACGAAGTGAAACGCGCCCAGAGCCAATTGCTCAGGCGGGCCGGTATGGTTGCGGACGTTACGGTCGAAGATTCTTCGACCGATTAG